From one Sphaeramia orbicularis chromosome 9, fSphaOr1.1, whole genome shotgun sequence genomic stretch:
- the cfap73 gene encoding coiled-coil domain-containing protein 42 like-2, with translation MDLRASCEERVSPSLGVSAGGTWRDWTDCFFETQKIRREDAELSAKFEERKQALERVHQRKDEVLKESTKIREFYLSYDEFLQGKDAGQTLETAEKETKEVLLKEAEIQKLKEEYNQLKERKCELLLQEEKSSVYQDFMERSLKFTKFEDLQELTGHLESLLLIKDQLSQRENDAQEQLDQQKKALLMVEDQHRLMILHKNNQLSQLQTELEKTRTEALIWERKWNHFQDTAAKKTLLLGKIKMATLNLYEVTGGDIEGEEGVDVNATETQLQKVRIFIQDNDAIVKEHQSASHQSDEGQKRDKAKKHSSTHNKQ, from the exons ATGGATCTGAGGGCCAGCTGTGAGGAGCGGGTTTCACCGAGTCT AGGGGTGTCCGCCGGGGGAACCTGGCGTGATTGGACCGACTGTTTTTTTGAAACGCAGAAGATACGCCGGGAGGACGCAGAACTTAGCGCAAAATTCGAGGAGCGCAAACAG GCGTTGGAGAGGGTGCACCAGCGCAAAGATGAAGTGCTGAAAGAATCCACTAAGATAAGGGAATTTTACTTGAGCTATGATGAGTTTCTCCAG GGTAAAGATGCAGGCCAAACACTTGAGACAGCAGAGAAAGAAACAAAAGAGGTGCTTCTAAAGGAGGCAGAGATACAGAAATTAAAGGAGGAATATAATCAGCTGAAGGAGAGGAAATGTGAGCTTCTGCTTCAAGAGGAGAAGAGCTCCGTATATCAGGATTTCATGGAGCGATCACTCAAATTCACTAAG tttGAAGACCTGCAGGAACTAACAGGTCATTTAGAGAGTCTTCTGCTCATCAAAGATCAGCTGTCTCAACGGGAGAATGATGCACAGGAACAGCTTGACCAGCAGAAGAAAGCCCTGCTGATGGTGGAGGACCAGCATCGCTTGATGATACTGCATAAGAACAACCAGCTGTCCCAACTCCAGACCGAGCTGGAAAAGACTCGTACTGAAGCTCTCATATGG GAACGGAAATGGAACCACTTTCAGGACACTGCTGCAAAGAAAACACTCCTGCTGGGAAAGATTAAGATGGCGACCCTCAACCTTTATGAAGTGACAGGAGGCGATATAGAAGGAGAGGAGGGTGTGGATGTGAATGCCACAGAGACTCAGCTGCAAAAG GTCAGGATCTTCATCCAGGACAATGACGCCATAGTGAAAGAACATCAGTCTGCCTCACACCAAAGCGATGAAGGACAGAAGAGAGACAAGGCCAAAAAGCACAGTTCAActcataataaacaataa
- the drc10 gene encoding dynein regulatory complex protein 10: protein MCAEVTREPTEDNNLLYISPQQKAKKRLKDAHVLSRQKQLSVEAERISNILENCISHIEIAVTLEALLEKDNMPVFMDKEMSRTLQEHQVVCERLKTLDSVKLTSHGEQDGEGGEVGERKMAQLERAVKNSFRNLLRFVRGKPEAISSLKAELGMGARESENSLIGGLKKFHKKNMKKLLTTPEKEQQTLYSQPTSSYVLEKVEIESVEEAITEIATAIKETDAQISELENEIQTLERSLNDKYFPEVDVALLADKQCKPYIKTAKKKQDSKQQEINQFNIQLNNLFLKNRKTERVNQEKTEMVKMEIEDFLRKFDEEIEEIQGNLERSQIELEGDQEELRNLEKFYNVLELEYSQVQERRQLAEEKRREEMIELDLKTKAAILAQSWWRGYSVRKAMKNKGKNKKAKKGKGKRTKY from the exons ATGTGTGCAGAAGTGACAAGAGAGCCGACAGAGGACAACAATCTTCTGTACATCAGTCCCCAGCAAAAGGCGAAGAAACGCCTTAAGGATGCTCATGTACTGTCAAGGCAGAAGCAGCTCTCTGTTGAGGCAGAGCGCATCTCCAACATATTGGAAAACTGCATCAGTCACATTGAGATTGCAGTGACTTTGGAGGCTCTCCTCGAGAAAGACAATATGCCTGTTTTCATGGACAAGGAGATGAGTAGAACACTTCAAGAGCATCAAGTAGTCTGTGAAAGACTGAAGACACTAGATAGTGTTAAGTTAACGTCACATGGGGAGCAAGATGGAGAAGGTGGGGAAGTTGGAGAGAGGAAAATGGCTCAGCTTGAGAGGGCGGTCAAAAACTCTTTTAGGAACCTGCTGAGGTTTGTCAGAGGTAAACCTGAAGCCATTTCTAGTCTGAAAGCAGAGCTAGGTATGGGAGCCAGGGAGAGTGAGAACTCACTAATTGGAGGGCTGAAGAAGTTTCacaagaaaaatatgaaaaagctGCTGACCACCCCAGAGAAAGAGCAACAGACCCTCTATTCGCAGCCGACTTCATCCTATGTCCTCGAAAAAGTGGAGATAGAATCAGTGGAAGAGGCAATCACTGAAATAGCCACAGCCATCAAGGAAACTGATGCACAG ATTTCTGAACTTGAAAATGAAATCCAAACTTTGGAGAGGTCCTTGAACGACAAATACTTCCCGGAAGTGGATGTGGCACTTCTTGCAGACAAACAGTGCAAGCCATACATCAAAACAGCAAAGAAGAAGCAAGACAGCAAACAACAGGAAATTAATCAGTTCAATATCCAGCTCAACAATTTGTTCCTGAAAAACAGGAAGACAGAAAGAGTAAACCAAGAG AAAACTGAAATGGTTAAGATGGAAATTGAAGACTTCCTCCGAAAATTTGACGAAGAAATCGAAGAAATTCAG GGCAATCTCGAGAGAAGTCAAATAGAACTGGAGGGGGATCAGGAGGAGTTGAGGAATCTGGAGAAATTCTACAATGTCCTAGAGCTTGAGTACAGTCAAGTACAGGAGAGGCGTCAGCTGgcagaagagaagaggagggaggagatgaTAGAACTGGACCTGAAGACTAAGGCAGCTATTTTGGCCCAATCATGGTGGAGAGGTTACAGTGTTCGTAAAGCCATGAAAAACAAGGGCAAAAACAAGAAGGCCAAAAAGGGCAAAGGCAAGAGGACCAAGTATTAA